ACCTTTTCAAGTACACTCATATGGATTCACTGTCTCGCTGGGTAATCCTAAAAAGCTTTGTGAAGTTTTGTTTGGTGGGTATACTTATATTAAAATGCATCACTAGTTTAATGCATAGATCACTAAAGCCTCTAATAGAGTCTGGCTCTAAATAATTATACCGGGCACACGTGGatccataaaaatttatagAGAGGATCTTAAACATCATATCACTACCTTGGATGACCAATTCCAAGATACTTTgcatattttatacatgttaccTTAAGTTGACGAGACCATCATATTTATCTAAGCTCATTTTGGTGGAGATGTAATTTTGAGAAATCCGGTTATTTAAAACTTGCCTTGATAAGGGAAAGCCTCGCATTAGATGAAGTTTGTAAGCATTAATCGTCTCTCAATCCTTTGTCTACTAGGCTTTAAGGAGCTCGAGTAGTCTTGTGCAAAATGACAAGAATGATAATTGGCATCTATCTCGTGGTAATGAGAAGGAGCGCACCTCAAATATCCACTATATACGGGGGTATTAAAGTAAATGGATGATAAATTATTGATTCTTACTTGATTTACAACATATATGTGTCCTTGGTATGTTCATATCTGATATGATTTGAAAGTTATATGGTTGAGTTTGTTGTAAATGTTcttattattctttatattctttatttttttatgtttgatccATTTTGCTCAAGAATTTTgtggtttttatgtttttttttttaattttttctttttctttggttttgttctgggttgttctttttattgtcaaactaagattttgtttagtttatagcCAATTCAAAGATTTTGGGTCAACCCGATCAAGTCAACTCGGTCAGGTTAATAGCtaagaatttatttggtttgccattaatttaataaaaggaaTTTAGGCATGGGCTCAATGCACGGGCTCGGGCATCACTCCTAAGCCCATAAGAGTGTTAGACTAAGGCTCAGTAATTGTGGCCATGACCATGGTTTGGGTCTAAATGTTTTCGAAGCACATTATAGGCTTGTGCcaattaaaaggtttttttttctaataatactaACAAATCTTTATTCTATCACCCACAATCCTTAAGAGGTCTTGGTTTCATACTCTAGGCTGGATTTagcactaataataataatatatataagtttgTAATTGAATATGTAATTATAAGATTAATAGGTAActgtaaagttttttttcttatgctcaacaattatattataaaaaaaatatattaaataaataattatagtattggattttgttttttttttaattaaatacgtATAATGTCTTGCCATACTTATAGCTAGTATCTCTCATATTCactaattaaattatagttatttatattgtttttctgtttttctttatatgacATCTGCTAAATATAGAGTAACAATTAAGTAAAATTAAAGTAATTGATTaagtcattttgtttttttagtgaaagtttTTGTGACATATCATAGTAATTTATGATATGTCATATAGGGAGTCTTTTCTATTATGACAGCTACAAATACTATTTTACGATCAcaataaatccaaaactaagAGCATGAAATTTGTCTTTTGATAATTGAAAGCTGAAAATCATGCTTTAAAAATCAAGCagcatttttttaagttatatttttttataactttaagaaaagcattttttttcttcttcttttttcttttttgtatttccaaAAGTCAtagaatttcttatttttttaattattttttttatctactttccatatgaaaaaatatctatggaattttcattgatatttttaagagaattatatttttcacaGGATAAAAGAGAATTTAACAATAACTctaaatgtaatttaattttgaatgaaaacCTAACTTTATAGGGTGGTTGGCTATGatgaattgaaagttttttttttttttcctttttacaattaagtattaattttacttgaaagATATTCTAGGATTTAGAAGTTTGACTATACATGCACTTTGATAGAGGTAAAATTAAACAAccgataattttatatatatatatatatagttaatgaTTTATTAAATCGGCACGTGAGCCTTAAGGTCGCTCTTCAAGCTAAATTTTGGCACATACTTTGCACTTGTAAGAACTTTTTTATGCAACATTTTGGTGACAAAAGTTTATATTTGAGAGTTTTCATAAGTCCATAGTCTTATTACGTACTAACAACTTGgtgaattttgaaaagaaaaaaaaatacgaagaGGATAATAACATGGAaatgtttagtttaattttggaagattttatatttgaaggatattttaataaattatgagCAGTACTTTCATAACAATCTAACACTAAAATGAgcatattatcatatttttattgtccaaaaataGAGTGCagtaaatcttataaaaaaaattatacaattttgttccttatcttttcaaatttgaaCATTATATATCAGATTTCATGATTTTCTGTgagaattcaaaaaaagaagaagaaaagaactaTTAATAAAAGGTATCATACAATCCACCTATAATTAAAACgaaaatatataagtttatcGCAATTGAATCCCATGCATTAGGTAAACAAGGTAACAGTTGAAAGTGAATAAACAAAAGACATAGCAGATTCTAAATCTTTTGCAGACACAAACCCTATACAGGCCATGAACTGTCTTATTATCTAACGTTAATACATATAGATTTCGTCTTGATGACGTTATTAAAGAGAACTTACCCTACCTTAGTGATTCTTATCAGGAAAACCAGGAGCATTTTGATCATTTGCAATAGTACATGCAAATGAATGGCCTGTTTCTGGAGCCTGTGAAGACGAAGCAACAGTACTGGTGTTCTCAGCGATTTTACTGCATAAGGTCATTTGTAACTCGTTGAACTTTTTTTCCAACTCAATCAGCTGCTGGATGTTAAGCTCTTCAATAGCAGTATCCCACCAACCTTTGCTATCCATTTCTTTGATCGTACTCTTTAATTTGAGACCCTTTTCCTTCTTCTCATCCAGCTGATGTTGCATATCGTTATGTTTCTGGGTTAGTTCTTCGATCCTCATCCTCCGGTGAGCCTCCACGAGATGATAAGTGCTATCCATGTTCAGTGAATCTTCAAGGAAACGATTAATAACTGATTCAACCGAAGGATGACCAAAAGAGAAGGGCTTGCCGGCCGGTGAAAACACTGCGATTGCAATTTCTGCCCCAGTTAAAGTAGCCAGTTCGCTAGCCTTTTTGTAGATCCCAGATCTACGTTTTGAGAAGGTGATTAATCTATCATCTTGATTTTCTATTCTCTTCATTTCCACCTTTtgccttccttttgttttcttggaagCCATAACTAAAAACTAAGACACAGTAATAGATGAGCAATAGAACATGTATGAGGTAATGAGGGCACTCCCCTTGGTTTGAGATGTTCATATAGGAAGATAAACTTCAATGAATTAAATGCTACAggtaattaattatcatttttaagtTGTACATTTCCATTTTAAACTTGCACTTGTGTATTTGTGATGCATTAGGTTCTGATGAAGTGAATACAGATAACGGTCTAGTCATGCCatataattaatctaataaaaaaatcataattttttatttgatatttaaattgtGTTTGAGTTTTACTTTGAAAAGTCCTGcaaaatagatttaaaagattttgttttattaattttttatttaattttaagttcttatgctaatttcaattttatgttactTCTCCTGTCTACTTAAAgattctaatatttttcttcgTTGTTTCCATTTTAATCTTGCATTCTCAATATATCAATAACAGTCTAGTCATGCAATACAAATATTAACCTAATAAAAACAAGAGTCATAACTTTTTGTCTAACATTTAAATCACGCTTAAATTTTACTTTGAAaagattttcaaataagatttaaaagattttgttttattttttttttttagttttttatttaattaattttaagtttttgggCTAATTTAAATATTACGTTACTTCAAATTAAGTGAACTTGTTATTTCTATGATTAGAGGTATATATTGTGgacattctttttaaaaattctaacttCCTTGTCTTATATATTTAGCTTTGGTTGTGTCAATTTGATTTGTATCTTACTTTCGAATTATCAAATTCCaaaatttacatataatttGATTGAAGGAAGCGAATGAAGGGAAAATGATGGGGAAAAAACTAATTAGTTAatgaaaacttttttatatgagaGAAGGGATCATGAGTAGAAAACTTATTAGTTAATTTCTTTATGAAAACTTTCTTAACGTCCATTCTACAAAAATATCTCTCTCCATATTAGGGGATAATATGGAGGGAgtgaatacataaaaaaaagaatatggaGTAGAAttgatgattatatatatactcaTTAGTTACTTACGAAAATCTATCCGAAGGACATAAATGTAACTTGCTAAGATAATCTTGCATTCCCATACTTTAACCACACAAAGATTGATTTTTAACTCCCATTCATCTAGTCACGAATCCAAAGAGGGAGAGTGTATACTTTCTTCccttcttttcccttttcataATTCCTTCCCTTGCcctttccttaaaaaaattcttaaatacaCCTTAGAGTTTTTACAaattaacatatactaaaagtgCTTTGGTTTTCCATGAATATAGAAAAgccaagctattttttttactttaatcctCAAatatttaagggtttttttattttatcttttaatattaggtttgtTGAAtataaagcattaacatttattttgatttgttttctatgaagttatctttgTCTCATAATCCGGGTCTTGAATTTTGTGAATTAGTCGTGTTAAATcaggtcattttttaattattttttttcaatttcaactatCAATGTTGGTTTAATTGGGAATCAAACtctaaaattttctttcaaatcactttttatggagttattcTAGTCTTCTGActcaggtttgataggttaactcgagttgactagagttatttttttatcatttgtttttcaatttaatccttcaaaattagtttgattgggaattgagatttataaatttttcttatttattttctatatggtTATCACGGTCTTATGACCCGGGTTGTATGTTAGGAtggttgactcaagttttttgtcatttttttgttgaatttgtttgaattacatcattcaatattgggttaattgaa
This genomic interval from Populus alba chromosome 1, ASM523922v2, whole genome shotgun sequence contains the following:
- the LOC118032938 gene encoding agamous-like MADS-box protein AGL29, whose product is MASKKTKGRQKVEMKRIENQDDRLITFSKRRSGIYKKASELATLTGAEIAIAVFSPAGKPFSFGHPSVESVINRFLEDSLNMDSTYHLVEAHRRMRIEELTQKHNDMQHQLDEKKEKGLKLKSTIKEMDSKGWWDTAIEELNIQQLIELEKKFNELQMTLCSKIAENTSTVASSSQAPETGHSFACTIANDQNAPGFPDKNH